The proteins below are encoded in one region of Triticum aestivum cultivar Chinese Spring chromosome 1B, IWGSC CS RefSeq v2.1, whole genome shotgun sequence:
- the LOC123136518 gene encoding histone H4 has translation MSGRGKGGKGLGKGGAKRHRKVLRDNIQGITKPAIRRLARRGGVKRISGLIYEETRGVLKIFLENVIRDAVTYTEHARRKTVTAMDVVYALKRQGRTLYGFGG, from the coding sequence ATGTCTGGGCGCGGCAAGGGAGGCAAGGGGCTCGGGAAGGGCGGCGCCAAGCGCCACAGGAAGGTGCTGCGCGACAACATCCAGGGCATCACGAAGCCGGCGATCCGGCGCCTCGCTCGGAGGGGCGGCGTGAAGCGCATCTCCggcctcatctacgaggagacccgcggcgtgctcaagatcttcctcgagaacgTCATCCGCGACGCCGTCACCTACACCGAGCACGCCCGCCGCAAGACCGTCACCGCCATGGACGTCGTCTACGCGCTCAAGCGCCAGGGCCGCACCCTCTACGGCTTCGGCGGCTAG